From the genome of Archaeoglobus neptunius, one region includes:
- a CDS encoding ABC transporter ATP-binding protein — MALIVEGLKKSFGSLKVLNGVSFLVEEGEFICLLGESGCGKTTILKIIAGLEEADEGNIIFEGGSRIGFVFQDDRLLPWRTVYGNILFALKAAGTGGSVEDIINLVGLRGFENYYPKQLSGGMKQKVGIARALAVNPDVLLMDEPFASLDARTRERMQEELLKIVSGKSVIFVTHSIDEAIYLADKIVVLSPRPSRVVRTIEIEMSKPRDRNSEEFVELRREIYEILKS, encoded by the coding sequence ATGGCGCTGATCGTTGAGGGTTTGAAAAAATCGTTCGGAAGTCTCAAAGTTCTCAATGGTGTCAGTTTTTTGGTTGAAGAAGGAGAGTTTATCTGTCTTTTGGGCGAAAGCGGTTGTGGAAAGACCACAATTCTGAAAATTATCGCCGGACTGGAGGAGGCCGATGAGGGAAACATAATTTTTGAAGGTGGAAGTAGAATCGGATTCGTCTTCCAGGACGACAGACTTTTACCTTGGAGAACTGTATACGGAAACATTCTATTTGCGTTGAAGGCCGCTGGAACTGGAGGCAGCGTTGAAGACATAATCAACCTTGTTGGTCTCAGAGGATTCGAGAATTATTATCCAAAGCAACTCAGCGGTGGAATGAAGCAGAAAGTTGGAATAGCAAGAGCTCTCGCTGTAAATCCAGATGTGCTGTTGATGGATGAGCCATTTGCCAGCCTTGATGCAAGAACGAGAGAAAGAATGCAGGAGGAACTTTTGAAAATTGTGAGCGGGAAAAGTGTAATTTTTGTCACGCACAGCATTGATGAGGCCATTTATCTGGCAGACAAAATTGTCGTACTGTCTCCACGCCCTTCCAGAGTTGTCAGAACAATTGAAATAGAAATGTCAAAACCCAGAGACAGAAACTCGGAGGAATTTGTTGAACTGAGGAGAGAAATTTACGAAATTTTAAAGAGTTGA
- a CDS encoding ABC transporter substrate-binding protein, with amino-acid sequence MRRIAALALLVGLLIAGCQQPEVTKHEQGKIKVVTMSPRDMVEQLKLGQIDAFVAWEPFVSEAVIHGYGKIIATSKDIWPNHPCCVVAAAKNTDRKVLIALVWAHVKATRFINSEENREKVLEYASQFTGKSKEVVEEAMKRIKFVEFPDKDEFVKYYEGLRNGGYLTKTPEELGYRSEKEFLSDFLYEDIYNYVVSKLKENESWVPEKVNRKVRIGYLTADLHQLAFYVALKEGYYDKVGLKVEAKEFANGVQEMEGFKNGEIDAGYLGGAPATLKRVNDNIRISVIAGANAEGSAIVARDANSIQDLAGKKVAIPGFGTVQDFLLRIAAEKAGLGITT; translated from the coding sequence ATGAGACGTATTGCAGCGCTGGCCCTGCTCGTTGGGCTGCTAATCGCCGGATGCCAGCAACCAGAGGTAACTAAGCATGAACAGGGGAAGATAAAGGTTGTAACGATGTCCCCCAGAGATATGGTTGAGCAATTGAAGCTTGGCCAGATTGACGCATTTGTTGCATGGGAACCCTTTGTTAGCGAAGCTGTAATTCATGGTTACGGAAAAATCATCGCCACCTCGAAGGATATCTGGCCGAATCACCCATGTTGCGTGGTTGCAGCAGCAAAAAACACGGACAGAAAAGTACTGATAGCGCTGGTGTGGGCACATGTAAAGGCAACGAGATTTATAAATTCGGAAGAGAACAGGGAAAAGGTTCTTGAGTACGCTTCTCAATTCACCGGGAAGAGCAAAGAAGTGGTTGAGGAGGCTATGAAAAGGATAAAATTCGTAGAATTTCCGGACAAGGATGAGTTTGTGAAGTACTATGAGGGGCTCAGGAATGGTGGGTATCTTACAAAAACGCCCGAAGAGCTGGGGTACAGAAGTGAGAAGGAATTTTTATCTGATTTTCTGTATGAGGATATTTACAACTACGTTGTTTCCAAGCTGAAGGAGAATGAAAGCTGGGTACCCGAAAAGGTTAACAGGAAGGTGAGGATCGGGTACCTTACTGCTGATCTTCATCAGCTTGCCTTCTATGTTGCCTTGAAAGAGGGTTACTACGATAAGGTTGGTTTGAAGGTTGAGGCAAAGGAATTTGCAAACGGAGTACAGGAGATGGAGGGTTTTAAGAACGGTGAAATAGATGCGGGTTATCTTGGCGGCGCTCCCGCAACACTTAAGAGGGTCAACGATAACATTAGGATAAGCGTGATAGCTGGAGCCAATGCAGAGGGTTCAGCGATAGTTGCCAGAGATGCAAACAGCATTCAGGATTTAGCCGGTAAAAAAGTTGCTATTCCTGGATTTGGAACTGTACAGGACTTTTTGCTTAGAATAGCAGCCGAAAAAGCAGGACTGGGAATAACAACATGA
- a CDS encoding ABC transporter permease produces MRLKSAALLILIWYGISLFTELPYPHDVAETFFYLLIHPEPVLGKTLIEHAFASLLRVVLASSIAFSIAVPLGIITGWNRNAGELLIPAIEALRPIPPLAWIPLAYIIFSPFPNTVQVAQIFIVFVGAFFPCLISVLDYARNTPEELLEMAKAFGADNRLILREIVIPHSLQGIMTGIRIGMGVGWMSIIAAEMIATSGEGLGYFILIMYQVGGRTAEIVAGMAMIGIIGYLMNWILVKTERVVMPWR; encoded by the coding sequence ATGAGACTTAAAAGTGCTGCCCTGCTCATTCTGATCTGGTACGGAATTTCATTGTTTACCGAGCTACCGTATCCACATGATGTAGCGGAAACGTTCTTTTATCTTCTGATCCATCCAGAACCTGTTCTCGGAAAAACGCTGATTGAGCATGCTTTTGCGAGTCTTTTGAGGGTTGTCCTTGCCTCGAGCATCGCATTCAGCATCGCAGTTCCTCTGGGAATAATCACTGGATGGAACAGGAATGCTGGAGAATTGCTGATTCCGGCAATTGAGGCTCTTCGTCCCATACCCCCTCTCGCATGGATTCCACTGGCATACATAATTTTCTCTCCGTTCCCGAATACGGTTCAGGTGGCCCAAATTTTCATAGTCTTTGTGGGTGCCTTTTTCCCATGCCTAATTTCGGTTCTGGATTACGCCAGAAACACTCCAGAGGAGCTTCTGGAAATGGCTAAGGCTTTTGGGGCTGACAACAGATTGATCCTGAGAGAGATAGTTATTCCACACTCCCTGCAGGGTATTATGACGGGCATCAGGATTGGAATGGGGGTTGGATGGATGAGCATAATCGCTGCGGAGATGATCGCCACATCCGGGGAGGGGCTTGGATACTTTATACTGATAATGTATCAGGTTGGGGGAAGGACTGCGGAAATCGTTGCCGGAATGGCGATGATAGGCATAATAGGATATCTTATGAACTGGATTCTTGTGAAAACTGAAAGGGTAGTGATGCCATGGCGCTGA
- a CDS encoding dihydrodipicolinate reductase gives MDVVIYGFGPIGRLIAECCVKKGYNVVGAVDVDPQLVGKRLKDFGIKSEGIIKTELEFEGDVAFLCTGSYLDEIYLQIKECLEKGFNVISTCETLSFPYYRYPALSEKLDVLAMECGKTILGSGINPGFLLDSLIVTLSATSTEVGRVMAVRSIDAMKRRESFQRKIGIGLSLEDAEKKLRNGEITGHVGYAESVLLIAKSMGFVPDDVKEGQEFVVKNDTVVGMRGFGSAVKGGVEKIRVEFHSYVGAEEYEEIVIEGDNPVKWRSTGTKGDLGTASVIVNLTEFAVGSKPGLITMADIIPFRPKM, from the coding sequence ATGGACGTTGTTATCTATGGATTTGGCCCAATCGGAAGACTCATTGCAGAATGCTGCGTTAAAAAAGGTTATAATGTTGTCGGAGCGGTAGATGTCGACCCGCAGCTTGTTGGGAAACGTCTGAAAGATTTTGGCATAAAATCTGAGGGTATTATAAAAACTGAGCTCGAATTTGAGGGTGACGTTGCCTTTCTCTGCACAGGCTCTTATCTTGATGAAATTTATCTCCAGATTAAGGAGTGCCTTGAAAAGGGGTTTAACGTGATCAGCACTTGTGAAACTCTGAGCTTTCCCTACTATCGCTATCCCGCACTTTCCGAGAAGCTTGATGTACTGGCGATGGAATGTGGAAAAACCATTCTTGGTTCCGGGATTAACCCCGGGTTTCTTCTGGACTCCCTGATCGTAACCCTCTCCGCAACGTCCACTGAAGTTGGCCGAGTTATGGCCGTCAGAAGCATTGATGCGATGAAGAGAAGAGAATCATTCCAGAGGAAAATTGGAATTGGTCTGAGTTTAGAGGATGCAGAGAAAAAGCTCAGAAACGGGGAAATTACAGGGCATGTCGGATACGCTGAGTCCGTACTCCTCATTGCAAAATCCATGGGTTTTGTGCCTGACGACGTGAAAGAGGGGCAGGAATTTGTTGTAAAAAACGATACTGTTGTCGGCATGAGGGGATTTGGATCTGCAGTAAAGGGCGGTGTGGAAAAGATAAGGGTCGAATTTCACTCTTACGTCGGTGCAGAGGAGTACGAAGAGATCGTGATTGAGGGGGATAACCCGGTAAAATGGAGAAGCACCGGAACAAAAGGAGATCTTGGTACTGCTTCCGTGATCGTCAATCTTACAGAATTTGCTGTCGGGTCAAAACCGGGTTTGATTACAATGGCCGATATAATTCCATTCAGGCCAAAAATGTAA
- a CDS encoding nucleotidyltransferase domain-containing protein — translation MHYARLIKDKVKTLLGDAEVYVFGSVVDHRHTPASDIDILIVSENMPASQHERARIRGAVMKEIDVFAPFEIHLVTPREFEWYRKFVRVMKKA, via the coding sequence ATGCATTACGCCAGACTGATAAAAGATAAGGTTAAAACTCTGCTTGGCGACGCTGAAGTTTACGTGTTCGGCTCTGTTGTTGATCATCGCCACACTCCGGCAAGTGATATAGACATACTCATCGTTTCTGAAAACATGCCTGCAAGCCAGCATGAGCGGGCGAGGATAAGGGGTGCAGTGATGAAGGAGATAGACGTCTTCGCACCCTTCGAGATACACCTTGTTACGCCAAGGGAGTTCGAGTGGTACAGAAAGTTCGTCAGGGTGATGAAGAAGGCCTGA
- a CDS encoding TAXI family TRAP transporter solute-binding subunit, whose protein sequence is MKKIWPILLLLFGAIFLLGCTQEGKPAAPTATTAAEVREVTILTGGSAGTYYPIGGAMAQVITEYAPGIKATAVTSGASVVNARKVGTLEAEFGLMQNDVAYYAYNGIEMFKDAKQDRLRGVATLYPEIIQIVTLRENNIKTVYDLKGKKVAVGAPGSGTAVDALQILKAAGIDESNAEIRYLNFKEVSDALKDRTIDAGFIVAGIPTAAVSDIAAVRDVTIVEVPDEIYQKLKQDYPFYTQVTIPAGTYKGLDGDVKTVAVLAMLATNADLPEDLVYEVTKSIFEHRDVLEAAHKRAADITLETALEGMSIPLHPGAEKYYKEKGLLQ, encoded by the coding sequence ATGAAAAAAATTTGGCCGATCTTGCTGCTTCTTTTTGGAGCTATTTTTCTACTTGGCTGCACCCAGGAGGGGAAACCTGCAGCGCCCACAGCCACAACCGCTGCTGAGGTAAGAGAGGTAACAATTTTGACCGGGGGCTCGGCAGGAACCTACTATCCAATTGGAGGTGCGATGGCACAGGTAATAACGGAGTACGCCCCCGGAATAAAAGCGACGGCGGTAACAAGCGGCGCCTCCGTCGTCAATGCCAGAAAAGTGGGCACACTTGAAGCAGAATTTGGTCTGATGCAGAACGATGTAGCATATTATGCCTACAACGGAATTGAGATGTTCAAGGACGCAAAGCAGGACAGGTTAAGGGGTGTCGCAACCCTGTATCCCGAAATAATCCAGATTGTTACGCTCAGGGAAAATAACATCAAGACCGTCTACGATCTGAAAGGGAAGAAGGTGGCAGTTGGAGCTCCGGGTTCAGGAACTGCTGTTGATGCATTGCAAATTCTGAAGGCTGCAGGAATCGACGAATCCAACGCGGAAATAAGATATCTTAATTTCAAGGAGGTTTCAGATGCTCTCAAAGACAGAACTATCGATGCAGGCTTCATCGTTGCTGGAATACCTACGGCTGCTGTGAGTGATATCGCAGCAGTGAGAGATGTCACAATAGTTGAAGTCCCTGATGAGATATACCAGAAACTCAAGCAGGACTATCCCTTCTACACCCAGGTGACGATTCCGGCAGGCACGTACAAGGGCCTGGATGGAGACGTTAAAACCGTAGCTGTTCTTGCAATGCTAGCCACCAATGCTGACCTTCCTGAAGACTTGGTTTACGAGGTGACAAAATCCATATTTGAGCATAGAGACGTGCTTGAAGCTGCCCACAAAAGAGCTGCTGATATAACACTTGAAACTGCGCTGGAGGGCATGTCCATTCCACTACATCCCGGAGCTGAGAAATACTACAAAGAGAAGGGTTTACTCCAGTAA
- a CDS encoding DUF1850 domain-containing protein codes for MKKIIPLAILILLVASAQNTYLMISGNKGECFVSVAEGDTFTVSFIHSVELSKEIDFFKIVSGSIKLEKTLVKSSGWGLPSTEKNFSIASYKGEEWFEYKIERDIGTLKISTSPVNDYRLEIGALNISLGGFGRDIEVKIVRLNPAMAMLGRCWNE; via the coding sequence ATGAAAAAAATCATTCCATTGGCAATTCTCATTCTACTGGTCGCTTCAGCTCAGAACACATATTTGATGATTTCTGGAAATAAAGGTGAATGCTTCGTTTCCGTTGCAGAAGGTGATACGTTCACGGTGTCTTTTATCCATTCTGTAGAGCTTTCGAAAGAGATCGATTTTTTCAAAATTGTGAGCGGATCCATAAAGCTGGAGAAAACTCTTGTCAAATCTTCAGGATGGGGGTTACCAAGTACCGAGAAAAACTTTTCAATAGCAAGTTATAAGGGGGAGGAATGGTTTGAGTATAAAATAGAAAGGGACATCGGTACTTTGAAAATATCCACAAGCCCTGTTAACGATTACCGGCTTGAAATTGGCGCTTTGAACATTTCACTTGGAGGGTTTGGTAGAGATATCGAAGTGAAAATCGTGAGGCTGAATCCTGCCATGGCCATGTTAGGGAGGTGCTGGAATGAATGA
- the ileS gene encoding isoleucine--tRNA ligase, translating into MLPAKYSPKDVESEIFRFWEDNAIYKKVKERGERKFYFVDGPPYTTGRIHLGTAWNKVLKDTILRYKRMKGFAPTDTPGWDMHGLPIEVKVEQELGFRTKRDIESFGIDRFIKKCMDYALKNKDAMTEQFKNLAVWMDWENPYMTIKAEYMNAAWFAIKRAYERGLLERKKMVVNWCYRCETALADAEVEYWDEEDPSIYVKFPVKGERDTYIVIWTTTPWTLPANMAVAVHPSLEYAKVKAVRNGKVEYLILAKELADSILGKGDYDRWEIVETYLGEDLEGLEYEHPLADEVPVQRSWSHQVYQAEFVTAENTGCVHIAPGHGVEDYELGVEKGLEIFNPVDDRGMYTEKAGKYAGKHVKEANDDIIDDLYRKDLLLAEEKIVHRYGHCWRCKTPIIYRATEQWFIKISELKEEMMREIDKVKWIPEWAGSARFKDWVSNAKDWCISRQRYWGIPIPVWICENCGEMKVIGSIEEVPWENDLDLHRPKIDHVTFKCNCGGEMRRVPDVFDVWFDSGVASWGSIAYPLKKDEFEDLWPADFITEGHDQTRGWFYSQLGSSVVCFDRAPYRAVLMHGFTLDDQGRKMSKSLGNVVEPEEVVEQIGVDGFRLYVLYSAPWEDLKFSWEEARNINRMLNVVWNAIRFAYTYMNLDGYRFNNEQGELKIEDRWILSRLESFCRDANEAMEEYHIHRVVRAFFDFFVEDFSRWYIQLIRPRVWEERDSPSKIAAYYTMFRVIDRSLRIIAPFAPMLAEWFYQHVIKNFRDGEESIFLERYPEVEAELIDTELEAAMKVAKDVVEAASNARNKAKRKLRWPLREIVVETDSEKVKKAIEMLRDILLSQCNVKDVRVVEEFEKEIEIKPNYRYIGPLLKDKAGEFARYVASLKEVPEKIVFEGEEIDAKEAIVVEYRLPEGYEYAEFPGGIVYIYKELDDELMKEAYARELVRRIQEMRKELDLDVEEFIETGVEMDRELVRGFEEYIKRETRSERLEFGKAEGYVREWDIEGHKVIIGIRRLQ; encoded by the coding sequence ATGCTTCCCGCTAAATACTCACCAAAAGATGTGGAATCTGAAATTTTCAGATTCTGGGAGGATAATGCCATATACAAAAAGGTAAAAGAGAGAGGAGAGAGAAAATTTTACTTTGTTGATGGGCCTCCTTACACCACAGGCAGAATTCATCTTGGAACGGCCTGGAATAAAGTACTGAAGGACACGATTCTGAGATACAAAAGGATGAAGGGCTTTGCCCCAACAGACACACCGGGCTGGGATATGCACGGACTGCCTATCGAAGTTAAAGTCGAACAGGAGCTCGGGTTCAGGACGAAAAGAGACATAGAAAGCTTTGGGATCGACAGATTCATCAAGAAGTGTATGGACTATGCTTTGAAAAACAAGGATGCCATGACCGAGCAATTCAAAAATCTGGCCGTCTGGATGGACTGGGAAAATCCGTACATGACGATCAAGGCGGAGTACATGAATGCAGCGTGGTTTGCGATTAAAAGAGCCTACGAGAGAGGGCTGCTTGAAAGGAAGAAAATGGTCGTCAACTGGTGCTACCGCTGTGAGACCGCTTTGGCGGATGCTGAAGTTGAGTATTGGGATGAGGAGGATCCATCAATATACGTCAAATTCCCGGTTAAGGGTGAAAGGGATACCTACATAGTAATCTGGACCACAACGCCATGGACATTACCAGCAAACATGGCCGTGGCAGTCCACCCATCCCTCGAGTATGCGAAGGTTAAGGCGGTGAGAAACGGAAAAGTCGAATACCTAATTCTGGCAAAGGAGCTTGCGGATAGCATCCTCGGTAAGGGGGACTACGATAGATGGGAGATTGTGGAAACATATTTAGGAGAAGACCTTGAAGGTCTGGAATATGAGCATCCGCTTGCAGATGAGGTTCCGGTGCAGAGGAGCTGGAGCCATCAGGTCTATCAGGCTGAATTCGTCACAGCAGAAAACACTGGCTGTGTCCACATCGCACCCGGACACGGTGTTGAGGACTACGAGCTTGGAGTGGAAAAGGGGCTGGAAATTTTCAATCCTGTAGATGACAGGGGAATGTATACGGAGAAAGCCGGAAAATATGCTGGAAAGCACGTTAAAGAGGCCAACGATGACATCATAGATGACCTCTACAGAAAAGATCTGCTCCTTGCCGAGGAAAAGATCGTCCACAGATACGGGCATTGCTGGCGCTGCAAGACGCCGATAATCTACAGGGCGACGGAACAGTGGTTTATAAAGATTTCAGAGCTCAAAGAGGAAATGATGCGCGAAATTGATAAGGTTAAGTGGATTCCGGAATGGGCGGGAAGTGCAAGGTTCAAGGACTGGGTGAGCAACGCCAAGGACTGGTGTATCAGCAGACAGAGGTACTGGGGAATTCCGATTCCAGTGTGGATCTGCGAAAACTGCGGGGAAATGAAGGTTATCGGAAGCATTGAGGAAGTGCCATGGGAGAACGATCTGGATCTGCACAGGCCAAAAATTGACCACGTGACCTTTAAATGCAATTGTGGAGGAGAGATGAGAAGGGTTCCAGACGTTTTCGATGTATGGTTTGACAGTGGAGTTGCAAGCTGGGGTAGCATCGCCTATCCGCTAAAAAAAGATGAGTTTGAAGATTTGTGGCCAGCAGATTTCATAACTGAAGGGCATGACCAAACGAGAGGATGGTTCTACTCACAGCTTGGTAGCTCAGTGGTTTGCTTCGACAGAGCACCTTACAGAGCAGTTCTGATGCACGGTTTCACCCTTGACGATCAGGGGAGGAAAATGAGCAAAAGCCTCGGCAATGTGGTTGAGCCCGAGGAAGTTGTTGAGCAAATCGGGGTTGACGGGTTCAGGCTTTACGTCCTCTACTCAGCCCCATGGGAGGACCTGAAATTTAGCTGGGAGGAGGCGAGGAATATAAACAGGATGCTGAACGTTGTGTGGAATGCCATAAGGTTCGCCTATACCTACATGAACCTCGACGGCTACAGGTTTAACAACGAGCAGGGAGAGCTGAAGATTGAAGACAGGTGGATTCTATCGAGACTGGAAAGCTTCTGCAGGGACGCAAATGAGGCCATGGAGGAGTACCACATACACAGAGTTGTGAGAGCATTCTTTGATTTCTTTGTTGAGGACTTCAGCAGATGGTACATCCAGCTCATCAGACCGAGAGTTTGGGAAGAAAGGGATTCACCGTCAAAGATTGCCGCATATTACACGATGTTCAGGGTAATAGACAGGTCCCTCAGAATTATTGCCCCATTTGCACCCATGCTGGCGGAATGGTTCTACCAGCACGTCATCAAGAACTTCAGGGATGGAGAGGAATCGATCTTTCTCGAAAGATATCCTGAAGTTGAGGCAGAGCTGATAGACACAGAACTGGAAGCTGCCATGAAGGTTGCAAAGGATGTTGTTGAAGCGGCAAGTAACGCAAGGAACAAGGCAAAGAGAAAGCTCAGATGGCCTCTAAGAGAGATTGTCGTAGAGACGGACAGCGAGAAAGTTAAGAAGGCGATTGAAATGCTGAGGGATATCCTACTAAGCCAGTGCAACGTGAAGGATGTTAGAGTCGTGGAGGAGTTTGAGAAAGAAATCGAGATCAAGCCAAACTACAGATACATTGGACCACTGCTTAAAGATAAGGCCGGAGAATTTGCGAGGTACGTTGCATCTCTTAAGGAAGTTCCGGAGAAAATCGTGTTTGAAGGTGAGGAAATCGACGCAAAGGAGGCAATAGTTGTAGAATACAGACTTCCTGAGGGATATGAATATGCAGAGTTCCCGGGTGGAATTGTTTACATTTACAAGGAGCTTGATGATGAGCTGATGAAAGAAGCATACGCCAGAGAGCTTGTGAGGAGAATACAGGAAATGCGGAAGGAGCTCGACCTTGATGTGGAGGAGTTTATTGAGACAGGTGTGGAAATGGACAGAGAGCTCGTAAGGGGCTTCGAAGAGTACATAAAGAGAGAAACAAGGTCTGAGAGACTCGAGTTCGGCAAGGCTGAAGGATACGTCAGGGAATGGGATATAGAGGGGCATAAAGTCATAATCGGTATAAGGAGGCTGCAGTGA
- a CDS encoding HEPN domain-containing protein gives MSFEEVEILKERVELENGEYLLSKGVLDLAAFNIQQSVELYLRNKLFLLAGDYPKTHSIERLLKEIGKVADKVDEIREGS, from the coding sequence ATGAGCTTCGAAGAGGTGGAAATACTCAAAGAGAGGGTTGAGCTGGAGAATGGAGAATATCTGCTATCGAAAGGTGTTCTCGACCTCGCAGCCTTCAACATCCAGCAATCTGTCGAGCTGTACCTCAGAAACAAACTCTTTCTTCTCGCCGGAGATTATCCGAAAACGCATTCGATAGAAAGGCTGCTGAAGGAGATAGGGAAGGTTGCGGATAAAGTCGACGAAATAAGGGAGGGAAGTTGA
- a CDS encoding TRAP transporter permease, whose translation MNEVDVTELEKKFLHERELRGKYAIVVSVIAIVFSTFHVINGSFTGLLQHDVVKSIHLAFAIALSFLVFPKTKKKVEKRIPVYDFILAAVGFYVAFYLAMNYTEILYRAAVGFTPYDFFIAFLAVIFVLESTRRVVNPALVAVAIAFILYAKFGSGLPGALSHPNYDWKQILEHLYFTKEGIFGTPIAVSSSFVVLFIIFGAFLEKSGAGKFFIDLAYSLTGWMVGGPAKAAVLSSALMGTISGSSVANTVTTGAFTIPLMKRVGYKPEFAGAVEPAASTGGQIMPPIMGAAAFIMAEFVGMPYISIVYAAIIPAFLYFFGVFSAVDLEARKENLRGIRREELPSPFRVLKEGWYYLVPLFVIIYLLVKGYTPILAAVFSIYTVVAIMVLEPLIKNVRSEEKIPFKVVIRGIALNILAALEHGGRSAVAVAMACASAGIIVGIVTLTGLGFKIAASAIAISHGYLLIILVLTMLVSLVLGMGVPTTANYIITSTIAAPAIITFMAQGYGMSVRDFLSAYPELVLPAHMFVFYFGVAADLTPPVALAAYAGSAIAGSDPWKTGINAVKIGIGKYLVPYLFIFSPVLLLIGIRTFDDVVYLLTLLASIMLGITAVNAGTIGNLIKPLSKPLRLVALISGLLLLAPNYMIKIAGLAIFMGIIINQKYSVYNG comes from the coding sequence ATGAATGAGGTTGACGTGACCGAGCTTGAGAAAAAATTTTTACACGAGAGAGAACTCAGGGGAAAGTACGCTATCGTTGTATCGGTGATAGCAATCGTTTTCTCAACATTTCACGTTATTAACGGCTCCTTTACTGGTTTGCTGCAGCATGACGTTGTGAAATCGATTCATCTGGCATTTGCAATTGCACTCTCATTTCTCGTCTTTCCAAAAACAAAGAAGAAGGTTGAGAAGAGAATTCCCGTATACGATTTTATACTTGCTGCGGTAGGGTTTTATGTGGCATTCTACCTGGCAATGAACTATACGGAGATACTTTACAGAGCTGCTGTTGGCTTCACACCTTACGACTTTTTTATCGCATTTCTTGCCGTAATTTTTGTTCTCGAGTCGACGAGAAGGGTTGTGAATCCCGCCCTTGTTGCGGTTGCAATTGCTTTCATACTCTACGCCAAATTCGGCTCCGGCCTTCCGGGGGCACTTTCACACCCGAATTATGACTGGAAACAGATACTCGAACACCTGTATTTCACAAAAGAGGGGATTTTTGGAACTCCTATTGCCGTTTCGTCAAGTTTCGTCGTTCTGTTTATAATATTTGGCGCATTTCTGGAGAAATCCGGGGCGGGAAAATTCTTCATTGATCTCGCCTACTCACTCACCGGATGGATGGTTGGTGGGCCAGCTAAAGCTGCAGTTTTGTCCTCAGCCCTCATGGGAACGATATCGGGGAGTTCTGTTGCGAACACCGTTACAACAGGGGCATTCACAATTCCACTGATGAAGAGGGTCGGATACAAGCCAGAATTTGCCGGAGCTGTGGAGCCAGCAGCATCAACCGGCGGACAGATAATGCCTCCAATAATGGGTGCTGCCGCATTCATAATGGCTGAATTCGTGGGAATGCCATACATCAGCATTGTTTACGCAGCAATAATCCCCGCTTTTCTCTACTTCTTCGGCGTTTTCTCTGCAGTTGATCTCGAAGCGAGGAAGGAGAATCTGAGAGGGATAAGGAGGGAGGAGTTGCCATCTCCTTTTCGCGTTCTCAAAGAGGGATGGTACTACCTGGTACCTCTTTTCGTTATAATTTACCTGCTTGTTAAAGGTTACACCCCAATTCTCGCTGCAGTTTTCTCGATCTACACGGTTGTAGCGATAATGGTTCTCGAACCCCTCATCAAGAATGTGAGGAGTGAAGAAAAAATCCCATTTAAAGTTGTGATAAGGGGTATTGCACTGAACATCCTGGCGGCACTTGAACACGGAGGGAGAAGTGCTGTTGCTGTCGCAATGGCATGCGCTTCCGCCGGCATCATTGTGGGAATTGTGACACTGACGGGACTGGGATTCAAAATTGCGGCATCTGCCATAGCAATTTCTCACGGATATTTACTCATCATTCTGGTTTTAACCATGCTTGTTTCTCTTGTTCTCGGAATGGGTGTTCCGACCACTGCCAACTACATAATAACAAGCACAATTGCTGCCCCGGCGATAATCACGTTCATGGCGCAGGGATACGGCATGTCTGTCAGGGACTTTTTAAGTGCCTACCCTGAACTCGTTTTGCCGGCACACATGTTTGTGTTCTACTTTGGCGTTGCCGCTGATTTAACACCTCCGGTCGCCCTCGCAGCCTATGCTGGTTCAGCCATAGCCGGCAGCGATCCGTGGAAAACCGGTATTAATGCTGTCAAAATTGGTATCGGAAAGTATCTTGTGCCGTATCTATTCATTTTTTCACCGGTTCTTCTTTTAATCGGTATCAGGACGTTTGATGATGTCGTTTACCTCCTAACCCTTCTGGCATCCATAATGCTGGGGATCACAGCAGTCAATGCCGGAACAATTGGAAATCTGATCAAACCACTATCAAAGCCCCTGAGACTTGTTGCCCTGATTTCTGGCTTGCTACTTCTAGCTCCAAACTATATGATAAAAATTGCTGGCCTTGCCATTTTTATGGGAATAATTATAAATCAGAAATACAGTGTATATAATGGGTGA